In one window of Streptomyces sp. FXJ1.172 DNA:
- a CDS encoding SDR family NAD(P)-dependent oxidoreductase: MSEPRPHATHPAGHLSGRSVLVIGAGTRPSDDPRAPVGNGRAVAVLAAREGASVACADISPSAAATTAALVGEEGARGLPLVGDATDPGQSAAMVAEALRELGALDAIVVNVGIGLGAGLADTSPQQWERVLSLNLSAPFLAAKHGLPAIADGGSIVFVGSVAGLRAATDSPAYDSSKAGLFGLTRHVAKEGGARGIRANLVVPGLIDTPMGREASTRRASRAAAFSRIPLGRQGTAWEVAEAVTFLLSDRASYITGQSLVVDGGLNAV; encoded by the coding sequence ATGTCTGAGCCCCGGCCCCACGCGACCCACCCGGCCGGCCACCTGAGCGGCCGGAGCGTACTGGTCATCGGCGCGGGCACCCGGCCCAGCGACGATCCGAGGGCGCCGGTGGGCAACGGGCGGGCGGTGGCCGTACTCGCCGCCCGCGAGGGAGCGTCCGTCGCCTGCGCCGACATCTCCCCCTCCGCCGCGGCGACCACCGCCGCCCTGGTCGGTGAGGAGGGCGCTCGCGGCCTCCCCTTGGTCGGCGACGCCACGGATCCCGGTCAGTCCGCGGCCATGGTCGCCGAAGCCCTTCGTGAACTCGGGGCCCTCGACGCGATCGTGGTCAACGTCGGCATCGGCCTCGGTGCGGGCCTGGCGGACACTTCACCGCAGCAGTGGGAGCGTGTGCTCTCGCTCAACCTGAGCGCCCCCTTCCTCGCCGCCAAGCACGGACTGCCCGCGATCGCCGACGGAGGATCGATCGTCTTCGTCGGTTCCGTGGCCGGGTTGCGCGCGGCCACCGACTCGCCCGCCTACGACAGTTCCAAGGCGGGCCTGTTCGGTCTCACCCGGCATGTCGCCAAGGAGGGTGGGGCGCGCGGGATCCGCGCCAACCTGGTCGTCCCGGGCCTGATCGACACTCCGATGGGCCGCGAGGCCTCGACCCGGCGGGCCTCGCGTGCCGCCGCGTTCAGCCGCATACCGCTCGGGCGACAGGGAACCGCCTGGGAGGTGGCCGAAGCCGTCACCTTCCTGCTCTCCGACCGCGCCTCCTACATCACCGGGCAGAGCCTGGTGGTGGACGGGGGGTTGAACGCCGTCTGA
- a CDS encoding PucR family transcriptional regulator, giving the protein MATQQGCLGGRLHADLTEHVPSYRAVPRELLDQIWHRHFQRALAVVREGKVPAPEDFDEADVAWDRVARGVPLSDGLRAFRRALSAIRDLFLAEATGRGLDPGLIVDRTKRLWDLADVASLQIAAVHRQAEVASALLDARRRADFLRGLLYGTLSAAEIHSGAAIYGLDLTRPYRALRAVPNGDVGPDALERSLQSRGRGDGRVALFTVLDDVVVGVVEKKPETGGLEVTAGLGPPTDLAAAHRSFRAAGRLLEAARAYALRGVYDLSDLSWRVAVVAEPELAELLLDRYLRPLEAEGEFGALIEESVRGYLEKGRHVREVARAAHVHVNTVRYRLRRFEELTGTSLDAPDTAVELNWALAARELKAVSLRNRCTAAELG; this is encoded by the coding sequence ATGGCCACGCAACAGGGGTGCCTGGGCGGGCGCTTGCACGCGGATCTGACGGAACACGTCCCGTCCTACCGCGCGGTCCCACGGGAACTCCTGGACCAGATCTGGCACCGGCACTTCCAGCGGGCTCTCGCGGTCGTACGAGAGGGGAAGGTGCCCGCCCCGGAGGACTTCGACGAAGCCGATGTCGCCTGGGACCGGGTCGCCCGAGGCGTGCCGCTCAGTGACGGGCTCCGCGCCTTCCGCCGAGCGCTGAGCGCGATACGGGATCTCTTCCTCGCCGAGGCGACCGGACGCGGGCTGGATCCCGGCCTCATCGTCGACCGCACCAAGCGCCTGTGGGACCTGGCGGACGTCGCGAGCCTGCAGATCGCCGCCGTCCACCGGCAGGCAGAGGTCGCCTCCGCCCTGCTCGACGCCCGCCGCCGCGCCGACTTCCTGCGCGGACTGCTCTACGGGACGCTGAGTGCGGCGGAGATCCACAGCGGTGCGGCGATCTACGGACTGGACCTGACGCGGCCGTACCGGGCCCTCAGGGCCGTTCCCAACGGCGACGTGGGCCCGGACGCGCTGGAACGCTCCCTGCAGTCCCGCGGTCGCGGGGACGGCCGAGTCGCGCTGTTCACCGTGCTGGACGACGTCGTCGTCGGAGTCGTCGAGAAGAAGCCGGAGACCGGTGGACTGGAGGTGACAGCGGGGCTCGGCCCGCCGACGGACCTGGCCGCGGCGCACCGGTCCTTCCGCGCCGCCGGCAGGCTGCTGGAAGCCGCCCGTGCGTACGCTCTGCGCGGCGTGTACGACCTGAGCGACCTGTCCTGGCGGGTGGCCGTCGTCGCCGAACCGGAACTCGCCGAGTTGCTGCTCGACCGCTATCTGCGCCCACTGGAGGCGGAGGGGGAGTTCGGTGCGCTCATCGAGGAGTCGGTGCGGGGATACCTGGAGAAGGGGCGGCACGTCCGCGAAGTCGCCCGCGCCGCTCACGTCCATGTCAACACCGTCCGCTATCGGCTGCGCCGTTTCGAGGAGCTGACCGGCACGAGCCTGGACGCTCCGGACACCGCGGTGGAACTCAACTGGGCCCTGGCGGCGCGCGAGCTGAAGGCCGTATCGCTGCGAAACCGATGCACCGCCGCCGAGCTGGGCTGA
- a CDS encoding beta-galactosidase: MTAPAVARDGGGQAATAVSVGRPQAQAQAQAQAHTVSIDGYSFLVDGKRTYLWSGEFHYFRLPSPDLWRDIFQKMKAAGFNSTSLYFDWGYHSPKPGVYDFSGVRDVDKLLDMAQEAGLYVIARPAPYINAEVDSGGLPGWMTTKAGHNRSDDPQFLKYADEWLTQIDRIIARHQLTNGTGSVIAYQVENEYYTGSDAGRSYMKHLEDKARADGITVPLTGNNNGTFNSGTGALDVDGPDSYPQGFNCSNPSKWNGVPDISYDHPDGKPLYSPEFQGGAFDPWGGPGYDKCAQLINDQFANVFYKQNIAVGATAQSFYMTYGGTNWGWLGMPENYTSYDYGAAIRENRQLDPKYYEDKLIGYFTQSVAPLTKTAAIKATPPDDSAVVDTARMNPDTKTQFHVLRHGNSTSTAVDKTHISLDFNAQPSADTTYTWDDPDSALQYAGSWSHVADQSYTGGDYKHTESFSNKAGDSVTIPFDGTAIRWIGSKTNNHGYADVYLDGTKAATVDDSGGESQATVFQKTGLTPGAHTLKIVVDGNHGSGSTDNYVSIDAIDVPTAATATPTYPVVPQQPGTAITLDGRDSHVIVANYRLGDTQLQYSTSEFMTHATLGSRDVAVLYGDPGSDGETVLRYSSRPTVTSSGGTVTTTWDETTGDLRLNYTHKGLIRIGISGGGPRPLLLLVGDKATAETFWRQDTATGPVLVRGTHLLRTATGLDGGHTVALTGDNADDKNIEVFTSADHVTWNGSALKTRATATGSLTGEIPVAAPVHLPALTNWKHADESPEAAPGFDDSSWQVADRATTNSVSGVNSLPVLYADDYGFHTGSTWYRGRFRATGKETGIHLVSDSGGKAQAFSAWLNGTFLGSSTSGSADFTFPAGSVKPEGDNVISVLTVNMGHEEDYDATNGNKAARGLTSASLVGAPLTSVTWRLQGVRGGEDLQDTVRGPLSTGGLYGERAGWSLPGYPDGDWKQVSLPTTDTRPGVSWYRTDVNLDLPHGQDTSLGLTFTDDPSRKYRATIFVNGWQVGNYVNYLGPQRTFPVPNGILNPNGRNSIALAVWNLDGSTGGLGKVSLTNYGSYASSLRVAQNDSPRYDHRKYAMPKRPGADVTLNVPDTAQSAQAFTAETTVRLPKDGPSASRLTASLSAPDGWGVSATSPMSVKRLQPGSMATFTWKVQPASGKLPSASALTATVHYLQNGRQAAGGDERIIGGIPPAPPAGKSAVSDLPFLSSTNGWGPVERDTSVGEQAAGDGRPISIAGTGYTKGLGTNSVSDVEFYLAGKCSRLTADVGVDDETGGAGTVTFSVIADGKTLVTTPTLHGKQAALPIDVDVSGAQVMDLRVGDAGDGNGNDHGDWAMPTLTCG, from the coding sequence ATGACCGCGCCCGCAGTGGCGCGGGACGGCGGCGGGCAGGCAGCCACCGCCGTGTCCGTCGGCAGACCGCAGGCGCAGGCGCAGGCGCAGGCGCAGGCGCACACGGTGAGTATCGACGGCTACTCGTTCCTCGTCGACGGCAAGCGCACCTACTTGTGGTCCGGCGAGTTCCACTACTTTCGGCTCCCGAGTCCAGACCTGTGGCGCGACATCTTCCAGAAGATGAAGGCCGCCGGGTTCAACTCCACCTCGCTGTACTTCGACTGGGGATACCACTCGCCGAAGCCTGGTGTGTACGACTTCAGCGGGGTGCGTGACGTCGACAAGCTGCTCGACATGGCCCAGGAGGCCGGGCTCTACGTGATCGCGCGCCCGGCACCGTACATCAACGCGGAGGTCGACAGCGGCGGCCTGCCCGGCTGGATGACCACCAAGGCCGGTCACAACCGCAGTGACGACCCGCAGTTCCTGAAGTACGCGGACGAGTGGCTGACGCAGATCGACCGGATCATCGCCCGGCATCAACTGACCAACGGCACCGGCTCGGTCATCGCCTACCAGGTCGAGAACGAGTACTACACCGGCTCGGACGCCGGCCGCTCCTACATGAAGCACCTGGAGGACAAGGCTCGCGCCGACGGCATCACGGTTCCGCTGACCGGCAACAACAACGGCACCTTCAACTCCGGTACCGGCGCCCTGGACGTCGACGGACCGGATTCCTATCCGCAGGGCTTCAACTGCTCGAACCCGTCGAAGTGGAACGGCGTACCCGACATCAGCTACGACCACCCGGACGGCAAGCCGCTGTACTCGCCGGAGTTCCAGGGTGGCGCCTTCGACCCCTGGGGCGGTCCGGGCTACGACAAGTGCGCCCAGCTCATCAACGACCAGTTCGCCAACGTCTTCTACAAGCAGAACATAGCCGTCGGCGCCACCGCTCAGAGCTTCTACATGACCTACGGCGGCACCAACTGGGGCTGGCTGGGCATGCCGGAGAACTACACCTCCTACGACTACGGGGCCGCGATCCGCGAGAACCGGCAACTCGATCCCAAGTACTACGAGGACAAGCTGATCGGGTACTTCACCCAGTCGGTCGCCCCGCTGACCAAGACCGCCGCGATCAAGGCCACGCCGCCGGACGACTCCGCGGTCGTCGACACCGCCCGCATGAACCCCGACACCAAGACGCAGTTCCACGTCCTGCGGCACGGGAACTCCACGTCCACGGCGGTCGACAAGACCCACATCTCGCTGGACTTCAACGCCCAGCCGTCCGCGGACACCACCTACACCTGGGACGACCCCGACTCCGCGCTGCAGTACGCCGGTTCGTGGTCGCACGTGGCCGACCAGAGCTACACCGGCGGCGACTACAAGCACACCGAGTCGTTCTCCAACAAGGCCGGTGACTCCGTCACCATCCCCTTCGACGGCACCGCGATCCGCTGGATCGGCTCGAAGACCAACAACCACGGCTACGCCGACGTCTACCTCGACGGCACCAAGGCGGCGACGGTCGACGACTCCGGCGGCGAGAGCCAGGCGACGGTCTTCCAGAAGACCGGCCTCACGCCTGGGGCGCACACGCTGAAGATCGTCGTCGACGGCAACCACGGCTCGGGGTCGACGGACAACTACGTGTCCATCGACGCCATCGACGTGCCTACAGCCGCCACCGCGACGCCGACCTACCCGGTCGTTCCGCAGCAGCCGGGCACCGCCATCACCCTCGACGGGCGCGACTCGCACGTGATCGTGGCGAACTACCGGCTCGGGGACACGCAATTGCAGTACTCGACCTCGGAGTTCATGACCCACGCGACCCTCGGCAGCCGGGACGTCGCCGTGCTCTACGGCGACCCGGGCAGCGACGGCGAGACCGTGCTGCGCTACTCCTCCAGGCCCACCGTGACCAGCAGCGGCGGCACGGTCACGACCACCTGGGACGAGACCACCGGTGACCTGCGCCTGAACTACACGCACAAGGGCCTGATCCGCATCGGCATCAGCGGCGGCGGACCGCGCCCGCTGCTGCTGCTCGTCGGCGACAAGGCGACCGCGGAGACCTTCTGGCGTCAGGACACGGCCACCGGCCCGGTGCTCGTGCGCGGCACCCACCTGCTGCGGACGGCGACCGGCCTGGACGGCGGCCACACCGTGGCGCTCACCGGCGACAACGCCGACGACAAGAACATCGAGGTGTTCACCTCCGCCGACCACGTCACCTGGAACGGCAGCGCATTGAAGACCCGGGCCACCGCCACTGGAAGCCTCACCGGGGAGATCCCGGTGGCTGCCCCGGTGCACCTGCCGGCGCTGACGAACTGGAAGCATGCCGACGAGTCCCCCGAAGCAGCGCCAGGTTTCGACGACTCCAGCTGGCAGGTGGCCGACAGGGCGACCACCAACAGCGTCTCCGGCGTCAACTCGCTGCCGGTGCTCTACGCGGACGACTACGGGTTCCACACCGGCAGCACGTGGTACCGCGGCCGCTTCCGCGCCACCGGCAAGGAGACCGGTATCCACCTGGTCTCGGACTCCGGCGGCAAGGCGCAGGCGTTCTCCGCCTGGCTCAACGGCACCTTCCTGGGCAGCTCCACCTCAGGCAGCGCGGACTTCACCTTCCCGGCCGGTTCGGTCAAGCCGGAGGGCGACAACGTCATCTCCGTGCTCACCGTGAACATGGGGCACGAGGAGGACTACGACGCGACCAACGGCAACAAGGCCGCGCGCGGCCTGACCAGCGCCTCCCTCGTCGGGGCCCCGCTGACCTCGGTCACCTGGCGGCTGCAGGGCGTCCGGGGCGGCGAGGACCTGCAGGACACGGTGCGCGGCCCGCTCTCGACGGGCGGCCTGTACGGCGAGCGGGCCGGCTGGTCCCTGCCGGGCTACCCTGACGGCGACTGGAAACAGGTGTCCCTGCCGACGACCGACACCCGTCCCGGGGTCTCCTGGTACCGCACCGACGTCAACCTGGACCTGCCGCACGGCCAGGACACCTCGCTCGGGCTGACGTTCACGGACGACCCGTCACGCAAGTACCGTGCCACGATCTTCGTGAACGGCTGGCAGGTCGGCAACTACGTCAACTACCTCGGCCCGCAGCGCACCTTCCCGGTCCCGAACGGGATCCTGAATCCGAACGGCCGGAACAGCATCGCCCTCGCCGTGTGGAACCTGGACGGCAGCACCGGCGGGCTGGGCAAGGTCTCGCTCACCAACTACGGCAGCTACGCCTCGTCCCTGCGCGTCGCACAGAACGACAGCCCCCGCTACGACCACCGGAAGTACGCGATGCCGAAGCGTCCGGGAGCGGACGTCACGCTGAACGTGCCGGACACCGCTCAGTCAGCTCAGGCCTTCACCGCCGAGACGACCGTACGGCTGCCGAAGGACGGACCGTCCGCCTCGCGGCTGACGGCCTCGCTCTCCGCGCCCGATGGCTGGGGCGTGAGTGCCACGAGCCCCATGTCGGTCAAGCGCCTGCAACCCGGCAGCATGGCCACCTTCACCTGGAAGGTCCAGCCGGCGTCCGGGAAGCTGCCCTCCGCCTCGGCACTCACCGCCACGGTGCACTACCTGCAGAACGGACGGCAGGCTGCCGGCGGTGACGAGCGCATCATCGGCGGGATCCCGCCGGCTCCGCCGGCCGGGAAGAGCGCCGTGAGCGACCTGCCGTTCTTGTCGTCCACCAACGGGTGGGGCCCGGTCGAGCGTGACACCAGCGTCGGCGAACAGGCGGCCGGCGACGGCCGTCCGATCAGTATCGCCGGCACCGGTTACACCAAGGGCCTGGGCACCAACTCGGTCAGCGACGTCGAGTTCTACCTCGCCGGAAAGTGCTCGCGGTTGACGGCGGACGTCGGTGTCGACGACGAGACAGGCGGTGCGGGGACGGTGACGTTCTCCGTGATCGCCGACGGCAAGACCTTGGTGACCACGCCGACGCTCCACGGCAAACAGGCCGCGCTGCCGATCGACGTCGACGTCAGCGGCGCCCAGGTGATGGACCTCCGGGTCGGAGACGCCGGGGACGGCAACGGCAACGACCACGGGGACTGGGCGATGCCGACGCTGACGTGCGGCTAG
- a CDS encoding CocE/NonD family hydrolase, protein MTRFGRIRAHMVRGWPASAAALISIALCASIGTAPAWATTPPARSATAVAGMPSFRLADIPMKDGVVLKADVLTPAPGTPGADSRGRRPLIVQPASWGQNDLEYVAQGRKLAADGYVVVTYTVRGFWLSGGRIDVGGPADVADISSVIDWALVHTEADPRRVGMLGLSLGAGMSLLGAAFDPRVKAVAALSAWGDLVDSLYSGQTRHLQAAELLNTLQVPTGRPGTEYTRTLADLYADRDMPDVVNWARKRSPGTYVEGINAHGTAVLLSNAWSDSIFNSSQITDFYQKLTVPKRLIMRPGDHATQELTGFLGVDNETWASAREWFDQQLKGGGTSGAPGAPVELHVRPGGGEEDHPSWKAVSSRTLALRLGRADAFGTGALDGPADTGWHTSITGGIDSGADAGTTELSGLLDQTAALPPAVEVPLLPRFAAAVWQSAPYPSVQRVRGVVRLHTTITSSASQGTVFAYLYDVNALGVGKLITHAPQSWSGRAPGQAFPLDIALFATAYDLPTGHRLALVLDTKDPAYGGSTPLGSDVSFSSPQADQSRLVLPLR, encoded by the coding sequence ATGACGCGTTTCGGCCGTATCCGTGCGCACATGGTCCGGGGTTGGCCGGCGAGCGCGGCCGCACTGATCTCGATCGCCCTGTGCGCGAGCATCGGCACGGCTCCCGCCTGGGCCACCACGCCTCCGGCGCGTTCGGCGACCGCCGTCGCCGGCATGCCGTCCTTCCGGCTGGCTGACATTCCCATGAAGGACGGTGTCGTTCTCAAGGCCGACGTCCTGACACCCGCCCCCGGAACACCGGGCGCCGACTCACGCGGACGCCGTCCGCTGATCGTGCAGCCCGCTTCCTGGGGGCAGAACGACCTGGAGTACGTCGCGCAGGGCAGGAAGCTGGCTGCCGACGGCTATGTGGTGGTCACGTACACGGTGCGCGGATTCTGGCTCTCCGGCGGACGGATAGACGTCGGCGGGCCCGCAGACGTCGCCGACATCTCCTCCGTCATCGACTGGGCTCTCGTCCACACCGAGGCCGACCCACGGCGCGTCGGCATGCTCGGCCTGTCACTGGGTGCGGGCATGTCGTTGCTGGGTGCCGCCTTCGATCCGCGGGTCAAGGCGGTGGCCGCGCTGAGTGCTTGGGGTGACCTGGTCGACTCCCTCTACAGCGGTCAGACCCGGCATCTGCAGGCGGCGGAACTGCTCAACACCCTGCAGGTGCCAACCGGCCGTCCGGGTACGGAGTACACGCGGACCCTGGCCGACCTCTACGCCGACCGCGACATGCCGGATGTCGTCAACTGGGCCAGGAAGCGGTCCCCCGGCACCTACGTGGAGGGCATCAACGCCCACGGTACGGCGGTCCTCTTGTCCAACGCCTGGAGCGACAGCATCTTCAACTCCAGCCAGATCACGGACTTCTACCAGAAGCTGACCGTCCCCAAACGCCTGATCATGCGCCCCGGAGACCACGCCACCCAGGAACTCACCGGATTCCTCGGCGTGGACAACGAGACCTGGGCGAGCGCACGTGAGTGGTTCGACCAGCAACTGAAAGGCGGCGGCACTTCGGGCGCCCCCGGCGCACCCGTGGAACTGCACGTCAGGCCTGGCGGCGGCGAGGAAGACCATCCCAGTTGGAAGGCCGTGAGTTCGCGGACCCTGGCACTGCGGCTCGGCCGTGCGGACGCTTTCGGCACCGGTGCGCTGGACGGTCCGGCCGACACCGGATGGCACACCTCGATCACCGGTGGCATCGATTCCGGAGCGGACGCGGGGACCACCGAACTGTCCGGTCTGCTCGATCAGACCGCCGCGTTGCCGCCGGCCGTCGAGGTTCCGCTGCTGCCCCGGTTCGCCGCCGCCGTCTGGCAGTCGGCGCCCTACCCGTCCGTCCAGCGCGTCCGCGGTGTGGTCAGGCTGCACACCACCATCACCTCCTCCGCCTCGCAGGGCACTGTCTTCGCCTACCTCTACGACGTGAACGCCCTCGGCGTGGGCAAACTCATCACACACGCGCCACAGAGCTGGTCCGGCCGCGCTCCGGGGCAGGCCTTCCCGCTCGACATCGCACTCTTCGCCACGGCCTACGACCTGCCGACGGGCCACCGGCTGGCCCTCGTCCTCGACACCAAGGACCCTGCGTACGGCGGCAGCACCCCGCTCGGCAGCGACGTCTCGTTCAGCTCCCCGCAGGCCGACCAGTCCCGTCTGGTGCTGCCACTGCGTTGA
- a CDS encoding DUF6183 family protein, with translation MASRSSDPCTADTTGRRAPGRYADGPHLAAGRGLSGAPVRASALEVEQQARQSTWFHFEADAEWFRNDIGSDYGIAALSPDRRRIAVPAQTSLLPGLLQKAPVFTPGMNASQGCSDVHVRADVFAVRCSGGRLPRVLRRTTPRNTRATTGVRAWWRG, from the coding sequence ATGGCGAGCCGATCGAGCGATCCGTGTACGGCGGACACGACTGGACGGCGTGCTCCAGGCCGGTATGCCGACGGCCCGCACTTGGCCGCCGGTCGTGGTCTCAGCGGCGCTCCGGTGCGCGCGAGCGCGCTCGAGGTGGAGCAACAGGCCCGGCAGAGCACGTGGTTCCACTTCGAAGCCGACGCAGAGTGGTTCCGCAACGACATCGGCTCCGACTATGGCATAGCCGCGCTCTCCCCCGACCGCCGCCGGATAGCCGTGCCGGCGCAGACGTCATTGTTACCGGGACTCTTGCAGAAAGCCCCGGTGTTCACGCCGGGGATGAATGCATCTCAAGGCTGCTCTGACGTGCACGTTAGAGCGGACGTTTTTGCTGTTCGATGTAGTGGCGGACGATTGCCAAGGGTGCTCCGCCGCACGACGCCGAGAAATACGAGGGCGACCACAGGTGTCCGTGCATGGTGGCGCGGTTGA
- a CDS encoding aminoglycoside phosphotransferase family protein — protein MWSRVPFGERLRAELGSPRRVRRLGSSPRSRVWRAELSGTPVVVKQLIKSPEAAERYAREVAALRLASRVEPPVVPRLLGTDPMERVLVLEYVDDQPLADDWVVGYAEALGRLHAATHTDDVGLLPAWSGPTRGDIGYFLGLARTLGRTVPSAVRTELDELVNRLTHVSGHALLHGDPCPGNDMHTSNGVRFIDFEQASLGNGLVELAYLRIGFPTCWCVTAPPQVLLDAAEAAYRAAWRHATGADVQGDLTDACAGWLLRGDALVERAHRGTADHLSKVPNRDWRWGTATARQRLVHRLGTVGQMTTSGGELENLGQLALAMRDAMLSRWPALQPLPSRRP, from the coding sequence ATGTGGTCACGAGTGCCGTTCGGGGAGAGGCTGCGCGCTGAGCTGGGTTCGCCTCGCCGGGTTCGCAGGTTGGGGAGCAGCCCGCGATCACGGGTATGGCGGGCCGAGTTGTCCGGCACACCGGTGGTGGTCAAGCAGCTCATCAAGAGCCCGGAGGCAGCTGAGAGATACGCCCGCGAGGTGGCTGCGTTGCGGCTCGCGTCCCGGGTCGAGCCGCCCGTCGTGCCACGGCTCCTGGGCACTGATCCCATGGAGCGGGTGCTGGTTCTGGAGTACGTGGACGATCAACCGTTGGCCGACGACTGGGTGGTTGGTTATGCCGAGGCGCTGGGCCGTCTCCACGCAGCCACCCATACTGACGACGTCGGTCTTCTCCCGGCCTGGTCCGGTCCCACCCGAGGTGACATCGGGTACTTTCTCGGGCTCGCTCGGACGCTGGGCCGTACGGTGCCGTCCGCCGTGCGGACCGAGCTGGACGAACTGGTGAACCGCCTGACCCACGTGTCCGGGCATGCCTTGCTGCACGGCGACCCCTGCCCCGGCAACGACATGCACACCAGCAATGGGGTCAGGTTCATCGACTTCGAACAGGCCTCGCTGGGCAATGGGCTGGTGGAACTCGCCTACCTTCGCATCGGCTTCCCGACCTGCTGGTGTGTCACAGCGCCGCCTCAGGTGCTGCTGGACGCGGCGGAGGCCGCCTACCGCGCGGCCTGGCGGCATGCGACTGGCGCCGATGTCCAGGGCGATCTCACTGACGCGTGCGCGGGCTGGCTGCTTAGAGGCGATGCGCTGGTGGAGCGGGCTCACCGGGGGACCGCTGATCACCTGTCCAAGGTCCCCAACCGGGACTGGCGGTGGGGCACTGCGACGGCCCGGCAGCGGCTTGTCCACCGTCTTGGGACCGTCGGCCAGATGACCACGAGCGGCGGCGAGCTTGAGAATCTAGGACAGCTCGCCCTGGCCATGCGCGACGCAATGCTCTCCCGCTGGCCAGCGCTGCAGCCACTACCCTCCCGGCGGCCATGA
- the tnpA gene encoding IS200/IS605 family transposase yields MDGQNDYRRGRHVVSAMHVHLVFVTKYRRGVFNDEMLTRCEEIMRKVCEDFEAELKEFNGERDHVHLLVHHPRKVAVSKLVNSLKGVSARRIRQEFTGRINRATMHGHLWSPSYFSASCGGAPLAIVRHYIEQQKRPL; encoded by the coding sequence ATGGATGGGCAGAACGATTACAGGCGTGGCAGACACGTTGTTTCGGCGATGCATGTGCACTTGGTCTTCGTGACGAAGTACCGGCGCGGGGTGTTCAACGACGAGATGCTGACACGCTGCGAAGAGATCATGCGCAAGGTGTGCGAGGACTTCGAAGCGGAACTGAAGGAGTTCAACGGTGAACGCGATCATGTCCACCTCCTGGTGCACCACCCGCGCAAGGTCGCCGTCTCGAAGCTGGTCAACAGCCTCAAGGGTGTATCCGCCCGCCGGATACGGCAGGAGTTCACCGGCCGGATCAACCGCGCCACCATGCACGGACACCTGTGGTCGCCCTCGTATTTCTCGGCGTCGTGCGGCGGAGCACCCTTGGCAATCGTCCGCCACTACATCGAACAGCAAAAACGTCCGCTCTAA
- a CDS encoding carboxymuconolactone decarboxylase family protein gives MTHEYVQRPHGAAGTGPRLAPLPEDDWDPFARELLAPIPRDTDGRLANVFTTLVRHPGLVRHFLSFGSHLLRDGLLPDRTRELLILRTAYNTRAGYEWGRHVPLARAAGVTEEEIRRVGAGPDAQGWPPADVHLLRAADELHRDARLSAATWSALADGHDEAQLIEITMLVGQYHMVAFFLNSAGTQLEPAYESETLPAPTGTGADSTEGAHRDV, from the coding sequence ATGACCCACGAGTACGTCCAGCGACCCCACGGCGCAGCCGGCACCGGCCCGCGCCTCGCGCCACTCCCCGAGGACGACTGGGACCCGTTCGCCCGGGAACTGCTCGCCCCGATTCCCCGGGACACCGACGGCCGCCTCGCCAACGTCTTCACCACCTTGGTGCGGCACCCTGGCCTCGTCCGGCACTTCCTGTCGTTCGGCAGCCATCTGCTGCGTGACGGCCTTCTTCCGGACCGGACGCGGGAACTGCTGATCCTGCGCACCGCGTACAACACCCGGGCCGGTTACGAATGGGGGCGGCACGTACCGCTGGCCAGGGCCGCCGGTGTCACCGAAGAGGAGATCCGTCGGGTCGGGGCGGGCCCGGACGCCCAGGGATGGCCGCCGGCCGACGTCCATCTGCTGCGTGCCGCCGACGAACTGCACCGGGACGCACGCTTGTCCGCAGCCACCTGGTCCGCACTCGCCGATGGCCACGACGAGGCACAGCTCATCGAAATCACCATGCTCGTCGGTCAGTACCACATGGTTGCGTTCTTCCTGAACTCCGCCGGTACACAGCTCGAGCCCGCCTACGAATCGGAGACCCTGCCGGCGCCCACCGGGACCGGCGCGGACTCGACGGAAGGGGCACACCGCGATGTCTGA